A region of Rhodamnia argentea isolate NSW1041297 chromosome 9, ASM2092103v1, whole genome shotgun sequence DNA encodes the following proteins:
- the LOC115739756 gene encoding OPA3-like protein, with translation MVLPLLKLGTLVVKTLSKPVASRLKQQAALHPRFREFIVGFAQANHRITTTIQRRIYGHATDVEIRPLNEQKAVQAAVDLIGELFVFSVAGALVIFEVHRSAKSEARKEEKRREELEAMRQRDESLEKEVELLKQKLAELEQLAKGRGLSGLFNFKHANSEDAKIAKPV, from the exons ATGGTTCTTCCGCTGCTGAAGCTCGGGACCCTGGTCGTCAAGACGCTGAGCAAGCCCGTCGCGAGCCGGCTCAAGCAACAGGCCGCTCTCCACCCGCGGTTCCGCGAGTTCATCGTCGGCTTCGCTCAG GCTAACCATCGAATCACAACAACCATACAAAGAAGGATCTATGGTCATGCAACTGACGTGGAGATCCGGCCTTTGAATGAACAGAAAGCTGTACAGGCTGCAGTGGACCTGATTGGAGAACTCTTTGTCTTTTCG GTAGCTGGAGCTCTTGTGATCTTTGAGGTGCATAGAAGTGCTAAATCAGAAGCCAGAAAGGAGGAAAAACGCAGGGAAGAACTGGAG GCAATGAGGCAAAGGGATGAATCTTTAGAGAAGGAGGTGGAACTTCTCAAGCAAAAACTTGCAGAGCTTGAGCAACTTGCTAAGGGACGAGGACTTTCCGGCCTTTTCAACTTCAAACATGCTAATTCTGAAGATGCAAAAATAGCGAAACCAGTTTGA